A part of Lacinutrix sp. 5H-3-7-4 genomic DNA contains:
- a CDS encoding DUF2256 domain-containing protein — protein sequence MKKQNLPSKICKTCKLPFSWRKKWKRNWNNVKYCSEKCRTNKIKPV from the coding sequence ATAAAAAAACAAAATCTACCTTCAAAAATTTGTAAAACCTGCAAGCTTCCCTTTAGCTGGCGAAAAAAATGGAAAAGAAATTGGAACAATGTAAAATACTGCAGTGAAAAATGCCGAACAAACAAAATAAAACCAGTTTAG
- a CDS encoding TetR family transcriptional regulator C-terminal domain-containing protein yields the protein MAKKKNITQNNITSFYMDYVLEHDEKPKSVYIFAKHNNFDESKFYEHFTSFEAIEKHVFKAFHDNTIAVLNKSEDYHDFEPRNKLLSYYFTFFENLTANRSYVVYALNKHKNNLKNYSVLKELKHSFTAYISNLGIELIDIKQERLDKIQNRGLKESAWVQLLLTMKFWMDDTSSSFEKTDVFIEKSVNTSFDVLNVAPLKSLIDFGKFIFKEKVKMN from the coding sequence ATGGCAAAAAAGAAAAACATTACGCAAAACAATATTACATCATTTTATATGGATTATGTATTAGAACATGACGAGAAACCTAAATCTGTATACATTTTTGCAAAGCATAATAATTTTGATGAATCTAAATTTTACGAACATTTCACATCATTTGAAGCCATAGAGAAACATGTTTTTAAAGCTTTTCATGATAATACAATTGCCGTACTAAATAAAAGTGAAGATTATCATGATTTCGAACCAAGAAACAAGTTATTGAGTTATTACTTTACTTTTTTCGAAAACTTAACAGCAAACAGAAGTTATGTTGTTTATGCATTAAACAAACATAAAAATAACCTTAAAAATTACAGTGTTTTAAAAGAATTAAAGCACAGTTTTACTGCTTACATTTCAAACTTAGGTATTGAGTTAATAGATATAAAACAAGAACGTCTAGATAAAATTCAAAATCGCGGATTAAAAGAAAGTGCTTGGGTACAACTTTTACTAACAATGAAGTTTTGGATGGATGATACTTCTTCAAGTTTTGAAAAAACAGATGTATTTATAGAAAAATCTGTTAATACCAGTTTTGACGTGCTTAACGTTGCGCCACTTAAAAGTTTAATAGACTTTGGCAAATTTATTTTCAAAGAGAAAGTAAAAATGAATTAA
- a CDS encoding DASH family cryptochrome — MPNKQNKTSLVWFKNDLRINDNATLLNAVNESETVIAIYCFDNRYFKKDKFGFKKTEKFRARFLIETITDLKFQLQALNIPLFVYCDYTENSIENLQNTHGFDALYLQKEWTTEENNILDLVKKKLNPNVKIHEEYNQFLFHPEDLNFNIESLPSVFTEFRKNLEKNILVRTLLPTANPANSSYTFKNETRVPTLKDLGFSDFKIHNQSAFPFKGGETEAFKRLENYFFQEKKLGFYKKTRNGLIGTDYSSKLSAWLANGSISAKTIYWKVKEFETLHFKNQSTYWLIFELIWRDYFKYVSKKNNNKIFKIGGILDKTYQWKDNKDAVNKWINSETNEPFINANMNELNKTGWMSNRGRQNVASYFAKELLLDWRIGAAYFESLLIDYDVHSNYGNWMYVSGVGNDPRNRKFNIKLQAERYDANGKYQSMWLQNTLF; from the coding sequence ATGCCGAACAAACAAAATAAAACCAGTTTAGTCTGGTTTAAAAACGACTTAAGGATTAATGATAACGCAACACTTTTAAACGCTGTAAACGAAAGTGAAACCGTTATCGCTATCTACTGTTTTGATAACAGGTATTTTAAAAAAGATAAATTCGGCTTTAAAAAAACGGAAAAATTTAGAGCCCGATTTTTAATAGAAACAATAACCGATTTAAAATTCCAATTACAAGCATTAAACATACCTTTATTTGTTTATTGTGATTATACTGAAAACAGTATTGAAAATCTCCAAAATACTCATGGATTTGATGCTTTGTACCTTCAAAAAGAATGGACTACAGAAGAAAATAACATCTTAGATTTAGTTAAAAAGAAACTAAACCCAAATGTAAAAATTCATGAAGAATACAATCAGTTTTTATTTCACCCTGAAGATTTAAATTTTAATATTGAATCTTTACCTTCAGTTTTTACCGAGTTTAGAAAAAATCTTGAAAAAAATATTTTAGTTAGAACTTTACTTCCTACTGCAAATCCGGCAAACAGTAGTTATACATTTAAAAACGAAACAAGAGTACCTACATTAAAAGATTTAGGTTTTAGTGATTTTAAAATTCATAATCAATCTGCCTTTCCTTTTAAAGGTGGTGAAACCGAAGCTTTTAAAAGGTTAGAAAACTATTTTTTTCAAGAAAAAAAACTTGGCTTTTATAAAAAAACAAGAAACGGATTAATTGGCACAGATTATAGCTCTAAACTTTCTGCCTGGCTGGCAAATGGAAGTATTAGTGCAAAAACCATTTATTGGAAAGTAAAAGAATTCGAAACACTTCATTTTAAAAACCAATCTACATATTGGTTAATTTTCGAACTCATTTGGAGAGATTATTTTAAGTATGTATCTAAAAAAAACAACAATAAAATATTTAAAATTGGCGGCATTTTAGATAAAACTTATCAATGGAAAGATAATAAAGATGCCGTAAATAAATGGATTAATAGTGAAACAAACGAGCCTTTTATAAATGCAAACATGAACGAATTAAATAAAACTGGCTGGATGAGTAATCGTGGCAGACAAAATGTTGCTAGTTATTTTGCAAAAGAACTCCTACTCGACTGGCGCATTGGTGCTGCTTATTTTGAGTCTTTATTAATAGATTACGATGTGCATAGTAATTACGGTAACTGGATGTATGTTTCTGGCGTTGGTAATGATCCAAGAAATAGAAAATTTAATATAAAATTACAAGCAGAACGCTACGATGCTAATGGTAAATACCAAAGCATGTGGCTACAAAACACTTTATTTTAA
- a CDS encoding deoxyribodipyrimidine photo-lyase — MSKTVNIFWFRRDLRLDDNVGFFEALKAEHPVLPIFIFDSEILDELPENDARVSFIFETLQNMRQTLQDENNSSLAMFYGKPIDIYKSLIKDYNINTVYTNHDYEPYAKERDSEIQSFLEENKINFKTYKDQVIFEKNEVVKDDGKPYVVYTPYMKKWKAKFKDYDLKIYYTNTFLNNLIENTRLPNLSLSDIGFKKSSQDIKDYTVTPTLIQEYEATRNFPAKDTTSRLGPHLRFGTVSVRKMVKKATAENNEIFWQELIWREFFMQILWHFPDTHKDAFKAKYDNIKWRNNNKEFKAWCDGKTGYPLVDAGMRQLNQTGFMHNRVRMLVGSFLCKHLLIDWRKGEAYFAQKLHDYDMASNVGNWQWVAGSGVDASPYFRIFNPTTQIDKFDKDKKYIKQWIPEFGTDKYPEKIVDHKEARERCLKVYKDAVA, encoded by the coding sequence ATGAGTAAAACTGTAAACATTTTTTGGTTTCGTAGAGATTTAAGATTAGATGATAATGTTGGTTTTTTTGAAGCACTAAAAGCCGAACATCCCGTACTGCCAATTTTTATTTTTGATTCTGAAATATTAGATGAATTACCAGAAAACGATGCTCGTGTAAGTTTTATTTTTGAAACATTGCAAAACATGAGGCAAACATTACAAGATGAAAATAATAGCAGTCTAGCAATGTTTTACGGTAAACCAATAGATATTTATAAGTCTTTAATTAAAGATTATAACATTAATACTGTTTACACCAATCATGATTATGAGCCATACGCAAAAGAAAGAGATAGTGAAATACAATCGTTTTTAGAAGAAAATAAAATTAACTTTAAAACTTATAAAGATCAGGTAATTTTTGAAAAAAACGAAGTAGTAAAAGACGACGGTAAACCTTACGTAGTATACACTCCATACATGAAAAAATGGAAAGCTAAATTTAAAGATTATGATTTAAAAATTTACTATACCAATACATTTTTAAATAATTTAATTGAAAATACAAGGCTACCTAATTTAAGTTTAAGCGATATAGGTTTTAAAAAATCTAGTCAAGATATTAAAGACTATACTGTAACTCCTACTTTGATACAAGAATATGAAGCTACAAGAAATTTTCCAGCCAAAGATACCACTTCACGTTTAGGTCCGCATTTAAGATTTGGCACTGTAAGCGTTAGAAAAATGGTAAAAAAAGCAACTGCAGAAAATAACGAGATTTTCTGGCAGGAACTTATATGGAGAGAATTTTTCATGCAAATTTTATGGCATTTTCCAGACACACATAAAGATGCATTTAAAGCAAAATACGATAATATTAAATGGCGAAACAATAATAAAGAATTTAAAGCTTGGTGCGATGGAAAAACTGGCTATCCTTTAGTAGATGCTGGAATGAGACAATTAAATCAAACCGGCTTTATGCATAATCGTGTGCGCATGCTAGTTGGCAGTTTTTTATGTAAACACTTACTTATAGATTGGAGAAAAGGCGAAGCTTATTTTGCCCAAAAACTTCATGATTACGATATGGCTAGTAATGTAGGTAATTGGCAATGGGTTGCTGGATCTGGAGTAGATGCATCTCCATATTTTAGAATATTTAATCCTACTACGCAAATAGATAAGTTTGATAAGGACAAAAAATATATAAAACAATGGATTCCAGAATTTGGTACAGATAAATACCCAGAAAAAATTGTAGACCATAAAGAAGCTAGAGAACGCTGTTTAAAAGTTTACAAAGACGCTGTAGCATAA
- a CDS encoding SDR family NAD(P)-dependent oxidoreductase, with protein MKNILIIGGSKGIGNAIIKQLIEANNIINISRSTPALSHKNLRHISADVLEDELPEIEAIDTLIYCPGSINLKPISRLSLDDFKADFDINVLGAVKSIQHYLPILKKGNKPSILLFSTVATALGMPYHASVAASKAAVEGLTKSLGAELAPTIRVNAIAPTVTDTDLASKLLRNEKMIDNMNERHPLKKFLQPDEIAEMASFLISNKAASISGQIFKMDCGIVSFKI; from the coding sequence ATGAAAAATATACTTATAATTGGCGGAAGCAAAGGCATTGGAAACGCCATAATAAAACAACTAATAGAAGCCAATAATATTATAAATATTAGTCGCTCTACTCCTGCTTTATCTCATAAAAATTTAAGACATATAAGTGCAGATGTTTTAGAAGATGAACTTCCAGAAATTGAAGCCATAGACACCTTAATTTATTGTCCTGGAAGTATAAATTTAAAACCAATTTCTAGGTTAAGCTTAGATGATTTTAAAGCAGATTTTGACATTAATGTTTTAGGCGCTGTAAAAAGCATACAACATTATCTACCAATTTTAAAAAAAGGAAATAAACCATCAATACTACTATTTAGTACCGTAGCAACGGCATTAGGTATGCCTTATCATGCCAGTGTTGCTGCTTCTAAAGCTGCTGTAGAAGGTTTAACAAAATCTCTTGGCGCAGAGTTAGCACCAACTATAAGAGTTAATGCCATTGCACCAACAGTTACAGATACAGATTTAGCTTCAAAATTATTGCGCAATGAAAAAATGATTGACAATATGAATGAACGTCACCCATTAAAAAAATTCTTGCAACCAGACGAAATAGCAGAAATGGCAAGTTTTTTAATATCAAACAAAGCTGCATCAATTTCTGGTCAAATTTTTAAAATGGATTGTGGTATTGTTAGTTTTAAAATTTAA
- a CDS encoding flavin reductase family protein, whose amino-acid sequence MQYFSLKDINALEHLYKINLINSCSGFKSANLIATKSKDGIENVAVFSSVTHVGSNPPILGFFCRPTTVLRNTFNNIQETKEYTINHIYDLNFKDAHHTSAKYDETISEFDKTNLTPEYKNNSFAPFVKNAPVQLKMKYIGKYNISQNDTILILGEIQEMYINNSILETDGFINLSKANIAAINGLDAYTFPELKERLPYQRPKK is encoded by the coding sequence ATGCAGTATTTTAGCTTAAAAGACATTAACGCATTAGAGCATTTATATAAAATAAACCTTATTAATAGTTGCTCTGGATTTAAATCTGCAAACCTTATTGCCACAAAATCTAAAGATGGTATTGAAAATGTTGCAGTATTTAGCTCTGTGACTCATGTAGGCTCAAATCCGCCAATTTTAGGTTTCTTTTGCAGGCCAACAACTGTTTTAAGAAATACGTTTAATAACATACAAGAAACAAAGGAATACACTATAAATCATATTTATGATTTAAATTTTAAAGATGCTCATCATACTTCAGCTAAATATGATGAAACAATTTCAGAGTTCGATAAAACAAATCTTACTCCAGAATATAAAAATAATAGTTTCGCACCATTTGTAAAAAACGCTCCTGTTCAACTTAAAATGAAATATATAGGTAAATACAATATTTCGCAAAACGACACCATATTAATTCTAGGAGAAATACAAGAAATGTACATTAATAATAGTATTTTAGAGACAGACGGTTTTATTAATTTATCTAAAGCGAATATTGCAGCTATAAATGGTTTAGATGCTTATACTTTTCCAGAATTAAAAGAACGACTACCGTACCAACGACCTAAAAAATAA
- a CDS encoding TIGR03643 family protein — protein MNNIISKPNAVFTIEDIDRIIEMAWEDRTPFDAITFQFGIKEQEIIELMRQEMKPSSFRLWRSRVQGRKTKHAKNRNFQEGRFKCSRQKQITHNKISKR, from the coding sequence ATGAACAATATAATTTCCAAACCTAATGCTGTTTTTACTATAGAAGATATAGATAGAATTATAGAAATGGCTTGGGAAGATAGAACACCTTTTGATGCTATTACATTTCAATTTGGCATAAAAGAGCAAGAAATTATTGAGTTAATGAGGCAAGAAATGAAACCTAGTAGTTTTAGGTTATGGCGTTCTAGAGTTCAAGGTAGAAAAACCAAACACGCAAAAAATAGAAATTTTCAGGAAGGAAGATTTAAATGTTCTAGACAAAAACAAATTACGCATAATAAAATAAGTAAAAGGTAA
- a CDS encoding SRPBCC family protein, with the protein MKIYRLHKKQNLPISKSQAWEFLSSPKNLKTITPDYMGFNILSGGDKPMFAGQIIQYIVTPVLGIKTKWVTEIAHVVDGEYFVDEQRFGPYALWHHKHFIKEIDGGVEMEDIIDYKLPMGFLGQLVHPILVKPKLEEIFNYRTNKLEELFGKY; encoded by the coding sequence ATGAAAATATACCGTTTACATAAAAAACAAAACTTACCAATAAGCAAATCTCAAGCCTGGGAGTTTTTATCAAGTCCTAAAAACTTAAAAACAATAACTCCAGATTATATGGGTTTCAATATTCTTTCTGGCGGAGACAAACCAATGTTTGCAGGACAAATAATACAATATATAGTAACACCAGTTTTAGGTATTAAAACAAAATGGGTAACAGAAATTGCACATGTTGTAGACGGCGAATATTTTGTAGACGAACAACGTTTTGGTCCATATGCTTTATGGCATCACAAACATTTTATTAAAGAAATAGATGGTGGCGTTGAAATGGAAGATATAATAGATTACAAATTACCTATGGGTTTTCTAGGTCAATTAGTTCATCCTATTTTAGTAAAACCTAAATTAGAAGAAATATTTAATTATAGAACAAATAAGCTAGAAGAATTATTTGGCAAATATTAA
- a CDS encoding cryptochrome/photolyase family protein yields the protein MKTLRLILGDQLNSKHSWYKEDQSNYIYCLFEMRQETNYVKHHIQKIIGFFAAMRDFKTVLKQNNCKVIYYTLDHKNNTQNLVENLKYLIKKHNIKAFEYQEPDEYRLDKQLVEFCEELNINTKAFSTEHFYTNRKDLALFFKGKKQWLMESFYRDMRKKRNILLVANQPEGGKWNYDKSNRNKWNENTSIPKYKSYKNNVADIVNLIASQNIETIGNFNTEYFEYPINRSQALNQLKYFCEHLLEHFGDYQDAMHTTQVYLYHSRLSFSLNCKIISPNAVITTVLNYWRTHGKHISISQVEGFIRQIIGWREYMRGMYWALMPDYKLLNTLENHNKLPEFFWTGKTKMNCLKTSIENSLNNGYAHHIQRLMITGNFALLTQINPDEVDAWYLGIYVDAIEWVQLPNTRGMSQFADGGKIATKPYVSSGSYINKMSNYCKNCTYNNKEKISDNACPFNSLYWNFLDDKREMLSANFRMKMMYSLLDKMKPEDLNKIKKRASKIISNPDSF from the coding sequence TTGAAAACACTTAGACTCATACTTGGCGATCAATTAAACAGCAAACACTCTTGGTACAAAGAAGACCAATCTAATTACATATATTGTTTATTCGAAATGCGCCAAGAAACAAATTATGTAAAGCATCACATACAAAAAATAATAGGTTTTTTTGCAGCCATGCGAGACTTTAAAACAGTTTTAAAACAAAATAACTGTAAGGTAATTTATTACACATTAGACCATAAAAACAATACTCAAAATCTTGTTGAAAATTTAAAATATTTAATTAAAAAACACAATATAAAAGCTTTTGAATATCAAGAACCAGATGAATATAGACTTGATAAACAATTAGTAGAATTTTGTGAAGAATTAAATATAAATACTAAAGCTTTTAGTACAGAACATTTTTATACCAACCGTAAAGACTTAGCATTATTTTTTAAAGGTAAAAAACAATGGTTAATGGAAAGTTTTTATAGAGATATGCGAAAAAAACGTAACATTTTATTAGTCGCTAACCAACCAGAAGGCGGCAAATGGAATTATGATAAAAGCAATAGAAATAAATGGAATGAAAACACAAGTATTCCTAAGTATAAATCTTACAAAAACAACGTAGCAGATATTGTAAATTTAATAGCGTCTCAAAACATAGAAACCATTGGTAATTTTAATACCGAGTATTTTGAATATCCCATAAATAGATCTCAAGCTTTAAATCAACTAAAATACTTTTGCGAGCATTTACTAGAACACTTTGGCGATTACCAAGATGCAATGCATACCACGCAAGTTTACTTATACCATTCTAGGTTATCCTTTTCTTTAAATTGTAAAATTATCTCTCCAAATGCTGTAATAACAACCGTTTTAAACTATTGGAGAACTCACGGTAAGCATATAAGCATTTCTCAAGTTGAAGGTTTTATTAGGCAAATTATTGGCTGGAGAGAATATATGCGTGGTATGTATTGGGCTTTAATGCCAGATTATAAATTGTTAAATACTTTAGAAAACCATAACAAACTTCCTGAGTTTTTTTGGACAGGAAAAACAAAAATGAATTGCCTTAAAACTTCTATAGAAAATTCTTTAAATAATGGGTATGCTCACCATATTCAACGTTTAATGATTACTGGAAATTTTGCCTTATTAACGCAAATAAATCCAGACGAAGTCGATGCTTGGTATTTAGGGATATATGTAGATGCTATAGAATGGGTTCAATTACCAAATACTAGAGGCATGAGTCAATTTGCCGATGGCGGAAAAATAGCAACAAAACCTTATGTTTCTAGCGGTAGTTACATAAACAAAATGAGTAACTATTGTAAAAATTGCACCTATAATAATAAAGAAAAAATAAGTGATAATGCTTGCCCATTTAATAGTTTGTATTGGAATTTTTTAGACGACAAAAGAGAAATGCTTAGCGCAAATTTTAGAATGAAAATGATGTATAGCTTGCTCGATAAAATGAAGCCCGAAGATTTAAACAAAATAAAAAAAAGAGCTTCAAAAATAATTAGTAATCCAGATAGCTTTTAA
- a CDS encoding DUF2911 domain-containing protein — MKKLLMIALVFVASFAGNAQIETPQPSPFSKVEQKVGLTDITVEYSRPGMRGRTIFGDLVPYDKMWRTGANANTKITFSDDVMIGGKTVKAGSYAIFTKPGAKTWEVIFYANTDNWGTPQNWDEKLVAAKVNVDVIDVPMNIETFTITFDDLTNDSALLGLLWEKVYVGVKIEVPTAKKVSASIDKVMNGPGAADYFAAARYNLESGGDINKAVTWIDKAIDMTKDNPRFWYLRQQSLIHAKAGNKAKAIAAAKASLAGAEKAKNADYVKMNKDSLKEWGAM; from the coding sequence ATGAAAAAATTATTGATGATTGCTTTAGTATTTGTAGCCTCTTTTGCTGGAAATGCACAAATAGAAACACCACAACCTAGTCCGTTTTCTAAGGTTGAACAAAAAGTAGGTTTAACAGATATTACAGTAGAATACTCAAGACCAGGAATGAGAGGACGTACTATTTTTGGTGATTTAGTACCTTACGATAAAATGTGGAGAACAGGAGCTAATGCTAATACTAAAATCACTTTTAGTGATGATGTTATGATAGGAGGAAAAACTGTTAAAGCAGGTTCTTACGCAATTTTTACAAAGCCAGGAGCTAAAACATGGGAAGTTATTTTTTATGCCAATACAGATAATTGGGGAACACCACAAAATTGGGATGAAAAATTAGTAGCAGCTAAAGTAAATGTTGATGTTATTGATGTGCCTATGAATATTGAAACATTTACTATAACTTTTGATGATTTAACTAACGACTCTGCTTTGTTAGGTTTATTATGGGAAAAAGTATATGTAGGTGTTAAAATTGAAGTACCAACTGCTAAAAAAGTATCTGCTAGTATAGATAAAGTAATGAATGGTCCTGGAGCTGCAGATTATTTTGCTGCTGCACGTTATAACTTAGAATCTGGTGGAGATATTAATAAAGCTGTTACTTGGATTGATAAAGCTATTGATATGACAAAAGATAATCCTCGTTTTTGGTATTTACGTCAGCAGTCATTAATTCATGCAAAAGCAGGAAATAAAGCAAAAGCTATTGCGGCTGCAAAAGCATCATTAGCTGGAGCTGAAAAAGCTAAAAATGCAGATTATGTAAAAATGAATAAAGACTCATTAAAAGAATGGGGAGCGATGTAG
- a CDS encoding AarF/ABC1/UbiB kinase family protein: MKTIDKIPTSKIQRASKLVQTGAKVGVNYLKYYGDKLTKTEDEAKSRLNENNAEDIYDGLKKMKGSALKVAQMLSMEKSILPQAYVEKFSLSQFSVPPLSAPLVTKTFKKYFGKLPSEIFDKFNATSVNAASIGQVHLAEKNGKKLAVKIQYPGVAESISSDLAMVKPIAIQMFNIKGKDSDKYFKEVETKLVEETNYILEVKQSKEIAAACKHIPNLKFPDYYEALSSERIITMDWMEGEHLSEFTAYNTNQEKANNIGQALWDFYMFQMHKLKKVHADPHPGNFLISKKGKLIALDFGCMKTIPEDFYTPYFELAKKESINNPKIFNEKMFQLEILREDDSPEELKFFSALFHEMLSLFTQPFHVDTFDFSDEAFFGKITALGQKYSKSTELRKMNGNRGSKHFIYINRTFFGLYNLMFDLKAKNIKINNFQNL; encoded by the coding sequence TTGAAAACGATAGACAAAATACCTACATCTAAAATTCAACGCGCTTCTAAACTTGTACAAACAGGTGCTAAAGTTGGTGTTAATTATCTTAAATACTACGGTGACAAATTAACCAAGACCGAAGATGAAGCAAAGTCTCGACTTAATGAAAATAATGCCGAAGATATTTATGATGGATTAAAAAAAATGAAAGGTAGCGCATTAAAAGTTGCACAAATGCTAAGCATGGAAAAAAGTATTTTACCACAAGCTTATGTAGAAAAATTTTCACTTTCACAGTTTTCTGTACCACCATTATCTGCTCCACTAGTTACAAAAACATTTAAAAAATATTTTGGAAAGTTACCTAGCGAAATCTTTGATAAATTTAATGCAACATCTGTAAATGCTGCAAGTATTGGTCAAGTACATTTAGCCGAAAAAAACGGTAAAAAACTAGCTGTAAAAATTCAATATCCTGGTGTTGCAGAAAGTATTTCTAGCGATTTAGCAATGGTTAAGCCTATTGCTATTCAAATGTTTAATATTAAAGGCAAAGATAGTGACAAATACTTTAAAGAAGTAGAAACTAAATTGGTTGAAGAAACAAACTATATTCTTGAAGTTAAGCAGAGTAAAGAAATTGCTGCTGCATGTAAACATATTCCAAATTTAAAATTCCCAGATTATTATGAAGCACTTTCATCTGAAAGAATAATAACAATGGATTGGATGGAAGGCGAACATTTAAGTGAATTTACAGCGTATAATACCAACCAAGAAAAAGCAAATAACATTGGCCAAGCTTTATGGGATTTTTATATGTTTCAAATGCATAAATTAAAAAAAGTACATGCAGATCCACATCCTGGTAATTTTTTAATTTCTAAAAAAGGCAAATTAATTGCTTTAGATTTTGGTTGTATGAAAACTATACCAGAAGATTTTTACACACCATATTTTGAGCTTGCTAAAAAAGAAAGCATAAATAACCCTAAGATTTTTAACGAGAAAATGTTTCAGTTAGAAATACTTCGTGAAGACGATTCTCCCGAAGAACTAAAATTCTTTTCAGCGTTATTTCACGAAATGTTAAGTCTTTTTACTCAACCATTTCATGTTGATACTTTTGATTTTTCAGATGAAGCTTTTTTTGGAAAAATAACAGCCTTAGGTCAAAAATATAGTAAAAGTACAGAGTTACGTAAAATGAATGGTAATCGTGGTTCTAAACACTTTATATACATCAACCGTACGTTCTTTGGGCTATATAATTTAATGTTCGACTTAAAAGCAAAAAACATTAAAATTAATAATTTTCAAAATTTATAA
- a CDS encoding SDR family oxidoreductase, with translation MKILVTGATGYIGKRIIPLLIEQGHTVVCAVRGKLRTEKKYNDEHNVQVIEVDFLNKNTLKNIPKDIDAAYYLIHSMSNSVSKFQEMEKECAVNFKFAVQQTQCKQVIYLSGITNDTKLSKHLLSRQNVEKALQSSTYALTVFKAGIIVGSGSSSFEIIRDLVEKLPVMIAPKWLNTKTQPIAIRDVLSFLTKSLGDQRLYNTSHDIFGPEILTYKALLLRFAKARNLKRSIITVPVMTPNLSSYWLYFVTSTSYKLARTLVNSMGVEIIGKPSNINTLLDIKPINYDQAIKLAFKKIEQNSILSSWKDALVSSRQKKRVSTKYINVPEYGCFKDIKERKVKNEERTFAKICAIGGENGWYYGNTLWKIRGYLDKLFGGIGLRRGRTNKHTIKTGDALDFWRVLLADPKHKRLLLFAEMKLPGEAWLEFKVENGKVYQRAIFRPKGLAGRLYWYSVLPFHGLIFNGMINKIANA, from the coding sequence ATGAAAATATTAGTTACAGGTGCTACTGGTTACATTGGGAAACGTATTATACCTTTATTAATAGAGCAAGGTCATACTGTAGTTTGTGCGGTACGAGGCAAACTTAGAACCGAAAAAAAATACAACGACGAGCATAATGTACAAGTCATTGAAGTAGATTTTTTAAATAAAAACACTCTTAAAAATATCCCTAAAGATATTGATGCAGCATATTATTTAATTCACTCCATGTCTAACTCTGTTTCTAAGTTTCAAGAAATGGAAAAAGAATGTGCTGTAAATTTTAAATTTGCTGTACAACAAACCCAGTGTAAACAAGTAATTTACCTAAGTGGCATTACAAACGACACAAAATTATCAAAACACTTATTATCTAGACAAAATGTAGAAAAAGCATTACAATCTAGTACATATGCATTAACGGTTTTTAAAGCCGGAATTATTGTAGGTTCTGGAAGCTCATCTTTTGAAATTATTAGAGATTTAGTAGAAAAACTTCCTGTAATGATTGCTCCAAAATGGCTTAACACAAAAACGCAACCTATTGCCATTAGAGATGTACTTTCATTTTTAACAAAAAGTCTTGGAGACCAACGTTTATATAATACATCTCATGATATTTTTGGGCCAGAAATTTTAACCTATAAAGCGCTATTACTTCGTTTTGCTAAAGCAAGAAACTTAAAAAGAAGCATTATTACAGTTCCTGTGATGACTCCAAATTTATCAAGCTACTGGTTGTATTTTGTAACCTCTACATCATATAAATTAGCAAGAACATTGGTTAATAGTATGGGTGTAGAAATTATTGGTAAGCCTAGTAATATTAATACCTTACTAGACATAAAACCAATAAATTATGATCAAGCCATAAAGTTAGCATTCAAAAAAATAGAGCAAAATAGTATTCTCTCAAGCTGGAAAGATGCTTTGGTAAGTAGTCGCCAAAAAAAACGCGTTTCTACAAAGTACATTAATGTTCCAGAGTATGGTTGCTTTAAAGATATTAAAGAGCGAAAAGTTAAAAATGAAGAAAGAACTTTTGCCAAAATTTGTGCTATTGGCGGCGAAAATGGTTGGTATTATGGTAATACCTTATGGAAAATTAGAGGCTATCTAGATAAGCTTTTTGGAGGAATTGGACTAAGACGTGGTCGCACAAATAAACATACAATAAAAACTGGTGATGCTTTAGACTTTTGGCGTGTATTACTCGCAGATCCAAAACATAAAAGATTACTTCTTTTTGCCGAAATGAAACTTCCTGGAGAAGCTTGGTTAGAGTTTAAAGTTGAAAACGGAAAAGTCTACCAAAGAGCTATTTTTAGACCAAAAGGATTAGCTGGAAGACTATACTGGTATAGCGTATTACCATTTCATGGCTTAATTTTTAATGGCATGATTAATAAAATTGCCAATGCCTAA